One window of Trifolium pratense cultivar HEN17-A07 linkage group LG5, ARS_RC_1.1, whole genome shotgun sequence genomic DNA carries:
- the LOC123883722 gene encoding probable protein phosphatase 2C 73: protein MAPFPSLVNVITRTISLKKDKSYGKDDDARKVVEAMAKEARENEMLISSSGIVKSNKSNNFSCVFTKKGQKGLNQDRLIVWEEFGCQEDIIFCGIFDGHGPWGHFVAKRVRKMLPSFLFCNWQENLAEKSLDMDFKMEPNHKYDIWKQSYIKTFAAIDQDLKQHTGIDSFQSGTTALTIIKQGEYLIIANVGDSRAVLATTSDNGTLTHIQLTTDFKPNLPKEAERIMESKGRVFCMEDEPGVYRVWMPNGKTPGLAISRAFGDYCVKDFGLISVPDVTQRKLTTLDQFVILATDGVWDVISNQAAIKIVASTPNREKAAQRLVKCATHEWKRKRKGIAIDDISAICLFFHSAPSHGTTKIVV, encoded by the exons ATGGCTCCTTTTCCATCTCTTGTTAATGTAATTACAAGAACAATATCTTTGAAGAAAGACAAGAGTTATGGAAAAGATGATGATGCAAGAAAAGTTGTGGAAGCAATGGCAAAAGAAGCAAGGGAGAATGAAATGTTAATAAGTTCATCTGGAATTGTTAAATCTAACAAGTCCAACAATTTTTCATGTGTGTTCACTAAGAAGGGTCAAAAAGGATTGAATCAAGACCGCCTTATTGTTTGGGAG GAATTTGGATGTCAAGAAGACATTATTTTCTGTGGAATTTTTGATGGACATGGCCCTTGGGGACACTTTGTAGCTAAAAGAGTCAGAAAAATGTTACCTAGTTTTTTGTTCTGCAATTGGCAAGAAAATCTAGCAGAAAAATCACTTGACATGGATTTTAAGATGGAACCAAACCATAAGTATGATATATGGAAGCAGTCCTACATAAAGACCTTTGCTGCTATTGATCAGGACTTAAAGCAACATACTGGAATTGATTCATTTCAAAGTGGAACCACAGCTTTGACAATTATCAAACAG GGTGAATATCTCATTATAGCAAATGTTGGTGATTCTAGAGCTGTCTTAGCAACCACTTCAGACAATGGCACGTTGACTCATATTCAGCTTACGACCGACTTCAAGCCAAATTTACCAA AGGAAGCGGAGCGCATAATGGAATCAAAAGGGAGAGTATTTTGTATGGAAGATGAACCAGGAGTGTATAGGGTATGGATGCCAAATGGTAAGACACCAGGACTAGCAATATCAAGAGCATTTGGTGATTATTGTGTAAAAGATTTTGGATTAATCTCTGTGCCTGATGTCACACAAAGAAAACTCACCACTCTTGATCAATTTGTCATCTTAGCAACTGATGGG GTATGGGATGTTATTTCCAACCAAGCAGCTATCAAAATTGTTGCTTCAACACCAAATAGAGAAAAAGCAGCTCAAAGGCTAGTGAAGTGTGCTACACATGAATGGAAACGTAAGAGAAAAGGCATTGCAATTGATGATATATCAGCTATTTGTCTCTTCTTTCACTCTGCTCCTTCACATGGAACCACTAAAATTGTTGTATGA